Proteins encoded by one window of Lathyrus oleraceus cultivar Zhongwan6 chromosome 1, CAAS_Psat_ZW6_1.0, whole genome shotgun sequence:
- the LOC127119833 gene encoding methyl-CpG-binding domain-containing protein 9 isoform X1: MIMELTESSAANLNNLPLPPPQPPQNHHNNNNLQDTRSILCIDLNEIPSPSSSFPETLPDFTIDIVRTYHENPAPPPGGPAALPGGTTSCAVCSKSGGGGGGNCLVCDGCERSFHLACAGIRGGGGRQVAASIGEWVCGECLAGGVKSKRWPLGVKSKQLLDINASPPSDVDGEELHDARKHTMGDKSFGTNQFGDPVTYSTFYNGSAFGLQRASGVMTHAVRVGFEDILNHTQAMARSFEEVPSQTQSPNESILLALRDFISERHGVLEEGWRVELRQSMISPDLYAVYCAPDGKIFDSVYEVANYLGLPPGYNSMESEIKNEMSLSLGGPHISRKRKSSRTLAANGYAEKQGTTINSNYKDRSSDGLIMECANAQGTIPKATEIGRKENSHTDPDQSTDGLPLQFQDFYVLSLGKVDGRPSYYDVNLTFPVGYKSSWHDKITGSLFTCEVLDGGDSGPIFKIKRCSCSEFPIPDGSTILSMQSCCQIVSETNKGQREVNDSMDFDGDESIQMILLEPRAPTENDILSCVASCSNEAYASEGLRPVSGSVQGNTGNSYAGNMDFGDEIGEVLVEERSPFSAWQLISQKLVSACKDICKKKGTLKLYCKHVGSEMGLHKWGLRNEKRDTHFPSLDKFCGYPGFVSIPDTLYADSDLTDLYELLGKWLEQDRFGLDVEFVQEVLEQLPGVQDSLQYELLSSRTNSSLLPTVENGLLVVECKGQSKFQDEAAAVQGLYRRPKKARLTENFVKEDRCPPPGKPLCSRAPTELIGDIFEVWENLDRFHEILDLKEPLLLEELEKELINPWFDELEFPEKLERGMGRNQVLCSQGGNDDCQLISEAGPSGSTESSFIHMETEAMKEEAQVKLASFTYVRCFGVALTKAHNSLLRVLISELQSKVAALVDPNSEPGETRGRRGRRKDIDSAFPAKRTKVNMLPINELTWPELARRYILAFLSMDGNLESAEITARESGRVFRCLRGDGGLLCGSLTGVAGMEADALLLAEATTKIFGSLSRENDVLIMEEDESDAKDASEMKLASDGKIPEWAQVLEPVRKLPTNVGTRIRKCVNDALDKNPPDWARKILEHSISKAVYKGNASGPTKKAVLSVLKEVTDGVQPNTNKERKKKIVISISDIIMKQCRIVLRRAAAADDSKVFCNLLGRKLVNSSDNDDEGLLGSPAMVARPLDFRTIDLRLASGAYGGSHEAFLEDVRELWSNVRVAFGDQPDLVELAEKLSQNFELLYDEEVVTYVQKFAEYAKVGCLTAEMKKEVDVFIASTNDIPKAPWDEGVCKVCGVDRDDDSVLLCDTCDAEYHKYCLNPPLARIPEGNWYCPSCIGGKHSAQDVTEPAKITGKRSCKKFQGEVICLYLDALTHLSAVMEEKEYWEYSVGERTLLLKFLCGELLSSSLIRQHLEQCAESSVELHQKLRALSVEWKNLKIKEDVLSTKAAKFDLLSQSTNGEVGLKDGFTSLFSNTSKCLFKPHTATTNPNGLGVFVDSLPSEEIPKEKSRFNSVDKSISVTHSDSDSQNMNSIEGQLRTVPVVVESPCTDKSPKYFPSPNHMPQGINGYSGATHIQGIHQKCEVRDVSTSASYQQQGQCVPVEVSQNAVNELEPYHLELNTVKHNISLLQDSITSIGSQLSKVPVRREFLGIDSIGRLYWALGTPTERSRIVVDASAVLQHRKGLSVSKDFVDKFSALQHWALSEKDNYKMLGLIKDCSPLSSQPLNAIGNSSPWIAYETDSEIEELLGWLTDNDPKEKELRDSIMLAPKHKLQEFVNANTECQVDDQEPRNTPSNSLVTKATSLLEKNYGPHFELDNAEVVKKQNKKNRTTTDEKLCRCECLEPIWPSRKHCLYCHKTFLTDVEFEVHNDGKCDAGLMALETNKDKNGSSKGRGNLKCDTSLEKSRAYAETAGTSINKCSKLNLNLIKFSNEGSSCPFNFEDICSKFVTDDSNKKLVREIGLIGSDGVPSFVPSISPFLSDFMPFLSLKGDDIVGGASKASENQVSQEDTDGAGICHDNKSGKSTPSLAANESNETGKSSKLGEQRVGKLSFCNPASDMGVYGCCVVPSSSLRPLVGKVSHILRQLKINLLDMDAALPEVALRPSKAQLDRRQAWRAFVKSAETIYEMIQATVALEDMIKTEFLRNDWWYWSSFSAAAKSSTLPSLALRIYSLDSAIMYEKLPNSSLTDSSDPPAVAEQKLAITVDADKTKASRKSNRKRKELDG, translated from the exons ATGATCATGGAACTCACCGAATCATCCGCGGCTAACCTCAACAACCTCCCGCTTCCGCCGCCGCAACCGCCGCAAAATcatcacaacaacaacaacctccAAGATACTCGTTCAATCCTATGCATCGACCTAAACGAGATCCCTTCACCTTCTTCCTCATTCCCTGAAACCCTACCTGACTTCACCATCGACATCGTTCGTACCTACCACGAAAATCCAGCGCCACCTCCCGGTGGTCCTGCAGCTCTTCCCGGTGGTACTACTTCATGCGCCGTGTGTTCTAAGTCCGGCGGAGGTGGAGGTGGTAATTGCTTAGTCTGTGACGGCTGTGAGCGGAGTTTTCACTTGGCTTGCGCCGGGATTCGAGGCGGCGGTGGTCGACAGGTTGCGGCTAGTATAGGAGAGTGGGTTTGCGGTGAGTGTTTGGCTGGTGGTGTGAAGAGTAAACGGTGGCCGTTGGGTGTGAAGTCAAAGCAGCTTCTTGACATCAATGCTTCTCCGCCTAGTGATGTTGATGGAGAAGAGTTGCATGATGCGAG AAAGCACACGATGGGTGATAAATCTTTTGGTACCAATCAATTTGGTGATCCAGTGACATATTCAACCTTCTACAATGGGAGTGCGTTTGGCTTGCAAAGGGCATCTGGAGTCATGACACATGCTGTTAGAGTGGGTTTTGAGGATATATTGAATCACACCCAAGCAATGGCTAGAAGCTTTGAGGAAGTACCATCTCAGACTCAGAGTCCAAATGAGTCAATTTTGCTGGCGCTTAGAGATTTTATATCTGAAAGGCATGGTGTACTGGAGGAAGGTTGGCGAGTGGAACTTAGACAATCAATGATCAGCCCTGACCTGTATGCAGTTTATTGTGCCCCCGATGGAAAGATATTTGATTCTGTGTATGAAGTAGCTAATTATCTGGGGCTGCCGCCTGGCTACAATTCCATGGAatctgaaataaaaaatgaaatgtCTCTTTCTTTAGGTGGGCCTCACATATCCAGAAAACGAAAGTCTTCTAGAACTCTGGCAGCCAATGGTTATGCAGAGAAGCAGGGAACGACGATCAATAGTAATTATAAGGATCGTTCTTCTGATGGTTTAATTATGGAATGTGCTAATGCTCAGGGGACTATCCCAAAAGCCACCGAGATTGGAAGAAAAGAGAACAGTCACACCGACCCTGATCAATCCACT GATGGACTTCCTCTGCAGTTTCAGGACTTCTATGTTCTTTCTTTGGGAAAAGTTGATGGGAGACCTTCATATTATGATGTTAACCTTACCTTTCCTGTGGGTTATAAATCTTCCTGGCATGACAAGATTACTGGCTCTCTTTTTACGTGTGAAGTTTTGGACGGTGGTGATTCTGGGCCTATATTTAAGATTAAAAGGTGTTCATGTTCAGAATTTCCTATTCCAGATGGGTCAACCATCCTTTCAATGCAAAGTTGTTGTCAAATTGTAAGCGAAACCAATAAAGGTCAGAGAGAGGTTAATGATAGTATGGATTTTGATGGTGACGAGAGTATCCAGATGATCCTTTTAGAACCTCGTGCCCCAACAGAAAACGACATCTTAAGTTGTGTTGCCAGTTGCTCAAACGAAGCATATGCATCAGAAGGATTAAGGCCAGTTTCTGGTTCAGTTCAAGGTAATACTGGAAATTCATATGCTGGTAATATGGATTTTGGTGATGAAATTGGTGAAGTTTTGGTTGAAGAGCGGTCCCCATTCTCAGCATGGCAACTTATTTCTCAAAAGTTAGTCAGCGCTTGCAAGGATATCTGCAAGAAGAAAGGAACTCTTAAATTGTATTGTAAACATGTTGGAAGTGAAATGGGCTTACATAAATGGGGTTTAAGGAATGAAAAAAGGGATACCCACTTCCCTTCGTTGGATAAATTTTGTGGTTATCCTGGGTTTGTCAGCATTCCAGATACACTTTATGCAGACAGTGATCTGACAGATCTCTATGAGCTGTTAGGAAAATGGTTGGAGCAGGATAGATTTGGATTAGATGTTGAATTTGTGCAAGAAGTATTGGAACAGCTTCCTGGTGTGCAGGATTCTTTGCAATATGAACTTTTGAGTAGTAGAACTAACAGCTCTTTATTACCAACAGTGGAAAATGGTTTGCTAGTGGTCGAATGTAAAGGTCAATCAAAATTTCAAGATGAAGCAGCAGCTGTTCAAGGTTTATATAGAAGGCCTAAGAAGGCAAGATTGACTGAAAATTTTGTTAAGGAAGACCGATGTCCACCTCCTGGGAAACCACTGTGCTCTAGGGCTCCTACAGAACTCATTGGTGACATTTTTGAG GTTTGGGAGAATTTAGATCGATTTCATGAAATTCTAGACCTGAAAGAACCATTGTTATTGGAGGAGCTTGAGAAGGAACTTATCAACCCATGGTTTGATGAATTAGAGTTCCCTGAGAAATTGGAGAGGGGAATGGGTAGAAATCAAGTTTTATGTTCACAAGGGGGTAATGATGATTGCCAACTAATAAGTGAAGCTGGTCCATCAGGTTCCACAGAAAGTTCTTTTATTCATATGGAAACAGAAGCTATGAAAGAGGAGGCCCAAGTTAAACTCGCATCTTTCACCTATGTCAGATGCTTTGGTGTAGCATTGACCAAGGCCCATAATTCATTACTAAGAGTTCTAATAAGTGAACTGCAATCAAAGGTGGCTGCTCTGGTGGATCCAAATTCTGAGCCCGGAGAGACTCGGGGTAGACGAGGAAGAAGGAAAGATATAGATAGTGCATTTCCTGCCAAACGAACCAAAGTCAATATGCTTCCTATTAATGAATTAACATGGCCAGAACTAGCTCGTAGATATATCTTGGCTTTCTTATCAATGGACGGTAACCTCGAGTCTGCGGAAATTACTGCCCGTGAAAGTGGTAGAGTATTTCGTTGCTTACGAGGTGATGGTGGTTTGCTGTGTGGGTCCCTTACTGGTGTGGCTGGGATGGAAGCTGATGCACTG TTGCTTGCGGAGGCAACAACGAAGATTTTTGGTTCCTTGAGCAGAGAAAATGATGTACTCATCATGGAAGAAGATGAGTCTGATGCAAAGGACGCTTCTGAAATGAAATTGGCGAGTGATGGTAAAATTCCTGAATGGGCACAGGTGCTGGAACCTGTCAGAAAGCTACCAACAAATGTGGGAACCCGAATCAGAAAGTGTGTTAATGATGCTTTAGATAAGAATCCGCCAGATTGGGCGAGGAAAATACTGGAACACTCAATTAGTAAGGCCGTGTACAAGGGCAATGCATCTGGACCAACAAAG AAAGCAGTTCTTTCAGTGTTGAAGGAGGTAACTGATGGAGTGCAGCCGAATACCAACaaggaaaggaaaaagaaaattGTTATATCTATTTCTGACATTATTATGAAGCAATGCCGCATTGTATTACGCCGTGCAGCTGCGGCAGATGATTCAAAAGTTTTTTGCAATTTGTTGGGAAGAAAATTAGTAAATTCTTCTGATAACGATGATGAGGGGCTTCTTGGATCTCCAGCTATGGTGGCCCGTCCTCTTGATTTCCGAACTATTGATCTAAGATTGGCTTCTGGAGCTTATGGTGGTTCTCATGAAGCTTTTCTTGAGGATGTTCGTGAG CTGTGGAGCAATGTTCGCGTTGCTTTTGGGGATCAACCGGATTTAGTTGAACTTGCGGAAAAGCTATCCCAGAATTTTGAACTTTTATACGATGAGGAG GTTGTCACTTATGTCCAAAAGTTTGCAGAGTATGCTAAAGTGGGATGCTTGACTGCAGAAATGAAAAAAGAAGTTGATGTTTTCATTGCATCAACAAATGATATTCCGAAGGCCCCTTGGGATGAGGGAGTTTGTAAAGTATGTGGCGTTGATAGGGACGATGACAGTGTTCTACTATGTGATACTTGTGATGCTGAGTATCATAAATATTGCTTGAATCCTCCACTTGCAAGGATCCCTGAAGGAAATTGGTACTGTCCATCTTGCATTGGTGGTAAACATTCAGCACAAGATGTCACGGAACCTGCAAAGATTACTGGAAAACGTAGTTGTAAAAAATTCCAGGGAGAAGTTATCTGTCTTTATTTGGACGCACTAACTCATTTATCGGCTGTAATGGAAGAAAAAGAATATTGGGAGTACAGTGTGGGAGAG AGAACGCTCCTTCTCAAGTTTTTATGCGGTGAGTTGCTCAGCTCTTCCCTGATACGACAGCATCTTGAGCAGTGTGCAGAGTCATCTGTTGAGTTACATCAGAAATTGCGTGCACTTTCTGTGGAGTGGAAAAACCTGAAAATTAAGGAAGATGTTTTATCCACAAAAGCTGCAAAATTTGATTTGTTGTCACAAAGTACCAATGGGGAAGTTGGTCTTAAGGACGGGTTCACATCTTTGTTCTCAAATACAAGTAAATGTCTTTTTAAGCCACATACTGCAACCACCAATCCTAATGGTCTTGGGGTATTTGTTGATAGTCTACCTTCAGAAGAGATTCCTAAAGAGAAGTCTAGGTTCAATAGTGTTGATAAAAGCATATCCGTGACACATTCAGATTCTGATAGCCAAAATATGAATTCCATAGAAGGACAACTTAGGACTGTTCCTGTGGTTGTGGAGTCTCCATGTACAGATAAATCCCCCAAGTATTTTCCATCCCCAAATCATATGCCTCAAGGAATAAATGGTTACAGTGGAGCAACTCATATTCAGGGTATCCACCAGAAATGTGAGGTAAGGGATGTATCTACTTCTGCGTCATACCAGCAGCAGGGACAATGCGTGCCTGTTGAAGTTTCCCAAAATGCCGTGAATGAGTTGGAACCATACCACCTCGAGCTCAATACCGTCAAGCATAATATTTCGCTACTGCAGGACTCTATAACTAGCATAGGATCACAGCTGTCAAAGGTCCCTGTTCGCCGGGAATTTTTAGGTATTGATTCCATTGGTCGACTATACTGGGCTTTGGGTACACCCACTGAACGTTCACGTATAGTTGTTGATGCAAGTGCTGTTCTTCAGCATAGAAAAGGATTGTCAGTTAGCAAAGATTTTGTCGATAAGTTTTCTGCTCTGCAGCATTGGGCATTATCTGAGAAGGATAACTATAAGATGTTAGGGCTGATCAAGGACTGCTCTCCTTTGAGTTCGCAACCACTTAATGCTATAGGCAATAGTTCACCGTGGATTGCTTATGAAACTGATTCAGAAATCGAAGAGCTATTGGGTTGGTTAACAGATAATGACCCTAAAGAAAAAGAGCTGAGAGATTCCATTATGCTGGCGCCAAAACATAAACTTCAAGAGTTTGTTAATGCAAATACTGAATGTCAGGTTGATGACCAAGAGCCTAGAAATACACCATCTAATTCTCTTGTTACAAAGGCCACTTCCTTGCTGGAAAAGAATTATGGTCCCCACTTTGAGTTGGATAATGCTGAGGTAGTGaagaaacaaaataaaaagaaCAGAACAACTACTGATGAAAAGCTGTGTAGGTGTGAATGTCTAGAACCCATATGGCCTTCTAGGAAACATTGCTTGTATTGCCACAAAACCTTTTTGACTGATGTTGAATTTGAGGTACACAATGATGGCAAATGTGATGCAGGACTTATGGCCTTGGAGACGAATAAAGATAAAAATGGATCTTCTAAAGGAAGAGGGAACTTGAAATGTGATACCTCACTTGAAAAATCCAGAGCTTATGCAGAAACAGCTGGAACCTCGATCAATAAATGTTCCAAGCTAAATTTGAATTTGATTAAATTTTCAAATGAAGGTTCCTCTTGCCCATTTAATTTTGAAGATATATGTTCAAAGTTTGTGACAGATGATTCCAACAAGAAACTTGTCAGAGAAATTGGTCTTATTGGTTCAGATGGTGTCCCATCATTTGTTCCTTCCATATCTCCTTTTCTTAGTGATTTTATGCCATTCTTATCCCTAAAGGGCGATGACATTGTTGGTGGTGCCTCTAAAGCTTCAGAAAACCAGGTTTCTCAGGAAGACACTGATGGTGCTGGCATATGCCATGACAATAAATCAGGAAAATCCACTCCGAGTTTAGCTGCAAATGAGAGTAATGAAACAGGAAAATCCAGTAAATTAGGAGAACAAAGAGTTGGAAAGTTATCTTTTTGTAATCCGGCTTCAGATATGGGAGTCTATGGCTGCTGCGTGGTTCCTTCGTCGTCCTTGAGACCACTAGTTGGTAAAGTTTCTCATATCTTGAGGCAACTAAAGATTAATCTACTTGATATGGATGCTGCACTTCCTGAAGTTGCTCTAAGACCATCAAAGGCACAGTTGGACAGAAGACAGGCTTGGCGTGCATTTGTTAAGTCTGCTGAGACTATATATGAG ATGATTCAGGCAACAGTTGCACTGGAGGATATGATTAAGACGGAGTTCTTAAGGAATGACTGGTGGTACTGGTCATCATTCTCAGCTGCTGCCAAATCTTCTACTTTGCCTTCCCTTGCTCTTCGAATATACTCTCTTGATTCAGCCATTATGTATGAGAAATTGCCCAATTCAAGTTTAACTGACAGCTCTGATCCTCCTGCCGTAGCAGAACAGAAACTGGCGATCACCGTGGATGCAGATAAAACCAAAGCAAGCCGGAAGTCAAACAGGAAAAGAAAGGAATTGGATGGTTAA